The following are encoded together in the Arcticibacterium luteifluviistationis genome:
- a CDS encoding NAD(P)-dependent alcohol dehydrogenase produces MKAIKWLEYGSPEHLKLEEVPKPSPKGNEVLIKVKAASVNRTDCAIFYGKPFFMRFMTGLFKPRDITLGTEFSGVIEEVGAEVRSFKKGDEVFGLNTNGLRAHAEYLVLSEKEAFAIKPSQLSFEEAAACTEGAHYGLNFLNKVDLKPGDKVLVNGATGGIGSATLQLAKYFGAEVTAVGNTKNLKLLKSLGADIVINYETEDFTKLDIQFDFIFDAVGKSTFFKCKPLLKRKGVYMSSELGPWSQNLLLPIIGKFSKGKKVKFPLPLNIKENVLLVKKLMESGDLKPVIDRIYPLEKVGEAFTYVFSGEKTGNVAIKV; encoded by the coding sequence ATGAAAGCTATAAAGTGGTTAGAATACGGTTCCCCAGAACATCTTAAATTAGAGGAGGTTCCTAAGCCAAGTCCTAAGGGAAACGAGGTTTTAATAAAAGTAAAGGCAGCTTCTGTCAATAGAACAGACTGTGCAATTTTCTATGGAAAACCTTTTTTTATGAGATTTATGACGGGGCTTTTTAAGCCAAGAGACATAACCTTAGGTACAGAATTTTCTGGAGTTATAGAGGAGGTAGGTGCAGAGGTAAGAAGTTTTAAAAAAGGGGATGAAGTTTTTGGATTAAATACCAATGGATTAAGAGCTCATGCGGAGTATTTGGTGCTTTCTGAAAAGGAAGCTTTTGCTATCAAACCAAGTCAGCTCTCTTTTGAAGAAGCGGCAGCCTGTACCGAAGGAGCTCATTATGGGCTTAATTTTTTAAACAAAGTGGATTTGAAACCTGGAGATAAAGTACTGGTTAATGGTGCTACAGGCGGAATAGGTTCGGCTACTTTGCAGTTGGCTAAATATTTTGGAGCGGAGGTTACTGCTGTAGGAAATACTAAAAACTTGAAGCTACTTAAGTCTTTAGGAGCAGATATCGTGATTAATTATGAAACAGAAGATTTTACCAAATTAGATATCCAGTTTGATTTCATTTTTGATGCCGTAGGCAAAAGCACTTTCTTTAAATGTAAGCCACTTTTAAAACGGAAGGGTGTTTATATGTCCTCCGAATTAGGGCCTTGGTCTCAGAATTTATTATTACCTATAATCGGAAAGTTTTCAAAGGGAAAGAAAGTTAAGTTTCCGTTACCCTTAAATATTAAGGAGAATGTACTTCTTGTTAAGAAATTGATGGAATCAGGCGACCTGAAACCAGTAATTGACAGGATTTATCCTTTAGAGAAAGTAGGTGAAGCTTTTACTTATGTTTTTTCTGGAGAGAAGACAGGTAATGTGGCTATTAAAGTTTAA
- a CDS encoding endonuclease MutS2: MLYPKNLEHKLGFDTIKELTSERCVSDLGRSFIDKIRFSDNYSLVKKLIGQTAEFKLIMQLHSAFPEQNYIDVTASLLSAQTPGSYLSEELFFDLKLSLNTILQIQQFFEEKELQFPLLVDMVKQAISEDLDLVDIIGNIDGIIDERGIVRDNASKELFQIRKKILSEQSSVRRTLERIYKMAKNSGWIGEDMSLTVRNGRLVIPLLSEHKRKMKGFVHDESATGKMAFVEPSEVLEANNEIRDLEIKERREIIKILRDLTADIRPHILELKRAYFLLGLTDFIRAKAKLAVDLDATAPLLVNERLMEWTFAKHPILYLAHEKLGKATIPLTVELNDENRILIVSGPNAGGKSVMLKTIGLIQYMAQCGYLVPVSPDSKIGIFRNLFIDIGDEQSIENDLSTYSSHLTNMNFFLSHANKNTLFLIDEFGTGTEPNLGGAIAESLLEDFVKSKAKGVINTHYTNLKIFADKNRGLQNGAMKFDGEQLEPMYILEMGKPGSSFALEVASKIGLPSYITKRAKKKLGTQQVDFEKMLKELEIEKKVFAEKNQEFLEQNTLLKQKMEQYTGLKDFLDGEQKRIINDAKSEAKRLLKDSNRAIETAIRDIKESKADKEKTKVIRKKLEVLKEETLEEEEAVIEPKDEWQNEQGKIEIGSFVKVKGQETIGEVIAIRGKDFEVAIGQLKTNIKANRLEKVSKKTFKTATKEKPRAKVTGVDMSEKMANFSFNLDIRGKRMEEAMLELDNLMDDAIMLGYNELRIVHGKGDGILRNLVRNHLKEYKQVKGFKDEHADRGGHGVSLVSLV; this comes from the coding sequence ATGCTTTACCCGAAAAATTTAGAACATAAACTCGGTTTTGATACCATCAAAGAACTAACCTCCGAACGCTGTGTAAGTGACTTAGGAAGGTCTTTTATAGATAAAATCCGATTTTCGGATAATTACTCTTTGGTAAAAAAACTAATTGGTCAAACGGCCGAATTTAAGCTTATCATGCAACTGCATTCCGCTTTTCCTGAGCAGAACTACATTGATGTTACAGCTTCACTTCTTAGTGCCCAAACACCCGGTTCCTACCTTTCTGAAGAGCTATTTTTTGACCTCAAGCTCTCTTTAAATACCATCCTTCAAATTCAACAGTTTTTTGAAGAAAAAGAACTTCAGTTTCCGCTTTTGGTGGACATGGTCAAACAAGCTATTTCCGAAGATTTAGATTTGGTGGATATCATTGGCAACATTGACGGCATTATTGACGAGCGTGGTATTGTGCGTGATAACGCATCAAAAGAGCTATTTCAGATAAGAAAGAAAATACTTTCAGAGCAAAGTTCAGTTAGAAGAACGCTGGAACGTATCTACAAAATGGCCAAAAACTCTGGCTGGATTGGAGAAGACATGTCTTTGACCGTGAGGAATGGTAGACTTGTAATACCTCTATTATCAGAGCACAAAAGAAAAATGAAGGGCTTTGTTCATGATGAATCTGCCACCGGGAAAATGGCTTTTGTGGAACCATCGGAAGTATTAGAAGCCAATAATGAGATTCGTGATTTAGAAATTAAAGAGCGAAGAGAAATTATTAAAATCCTAAGAGATTTAACAGCAGATATTCGTCCTCATATTTTAGAACTTAAACGAGCCTATTTCTTATTAGGCTTGACTGACTTTATTAGAGCTAAAGCCAAATTGGCTGTAGATTTAGACGCTACGGCACCATTACTGGTCAATGAAAGACTTATGGAATGGACTTTTGCAAAGCATCCGATACTTTATTTGGCTCACGAAAAATTGGGCAAAGCTACCATCCCCCTGACCGTGGAGCTTAACGATGAAAACAGAATACTGATAGTTTCTGGCCCTAATGCTGGAGGTAAATCTGTTATGCTGAAAACTATTGGCCTTATACAGTATATGGCTCAATGCGGCTATTTGGTACCCGTTTCGCCTGATTCTAAAATTGGTATTTTTAGAAATTTGTTTATTGACATTGGCGATGAACAAAGCATTGAAAACGATTTGAGTACATACAGTTCTCATTTGACCAACATGAATTTCTTTTTGAGCCATGCGAACAAAAACACGCTCTTTTTGATTGACGAATTTGGCACAGGAACAGAACCAAATTTAGGTGGGGCTATTGCAGAGTCACTCTTAGAAGACTTTGTAAAATCAAAAGCCAAAGGTGTTATCAATACGCATTATACTAACCTGAAAATCTTTGCTGACAAAAACCGTGGTTTACAAAACGGAGCCATGAAGTTTGACGGTGAGCAGCTAGAGCCCATGTATATTTTAGAAATGGGCAAGCCTGGTAGCTCTTTTGCACTGGAAGTAGCCAGTAAAATAGGACTGCCAAGTTATATCACTAAAAGAGCCAAGAAAAAACTAGGAACGCAGCAGGTGGATTTTGAAAAAATGCTGAAAGAACTAGAAATAGAAAAAAAGGTATTTGCTGAAAAGAATCAGGAATTCTTAGAACAAAATACACTCTTAAAACAAAAGATGGAGCAATACACTGGACTAAAAGACTTTTTAGACGGTGAGCAAAAAAGAATTATAAACGACGCTAAATCTGAAGCAAAAAGACTTTTAAAAGACAGCAACAGAGCTATAGAAACGGCTATTAGAGACATTAAAGAAAGCAAAGCTGATAAGGAAAAGACCAAGGTTATTCGTAAAAAACTGGAGGTACTGAAGGAAGAAACCCTAGAAGAGGAAGAAGCTGTTATAGAACCAAAAGATGAATGGCAAAATGAGCAAGGTAAAATAGAGATAGGCTCTTTTGTAAAAGTAAAAGGTCAAGAAACCATAGGTGAGGTTATAGCAATTAGAGGCAAAGATTTTGAAGTGGCCATAGGGCAATTAAAAACCAATATCAAGGCCAATAGACTAGAAAAAGTAAGTAAGAAAACATTCAAAACAGCCACCAAAGAAAAGCCAAGGGCCAAAGTAACGGGAGTGGACATGAGTGAGAAAATGGCCAATTTCAGCTTTAACCTTGACATTAGAGGTAAAAGAATGGAAGAAGCTATGCTAGAACTTGATAATCTTATGGACGACGCCATTATGCTAGGATATAATGAGCTTAGAATAGTACATGGAAAAGGTGACGGTATTTTAAGGAATTTGGTAAGAAACCACCTCAAGGAATACAAACAAGTGAAGGGCTTTAAAGACGAACACGCTGACCGAGGTGGGCATGGGGTTTCATTGGTAAGTTTAGTTTAA
- a CDS encoding DUF4783 domain-containing protein yields MKYIYGLLLCLFLTNSVAFNNHNDREQASLNEIAGLIESSFSRGNADLLGDLLADELELVIDSEKIEFAKISKDRAGYILSSFFKTNPPVEFTYVYQGSTSKTLRYSVANYKSSNKEFKIYMLIKENADHTYGIKTLQMRED; encoded by the coding sequence ATGAAATACATTTACGGTCTACTGCTTTGTCTATTTTTGACGAATTCAGTTGCGTTTAACAATCACAACGATAGAGAGCAAGCCTCTTTAAATGAAATTGCGGGTTTAATTGAAAGCTCGTTTAGCCGTGGAAATGCAGATTTACTTGGAGACTTATTGGCAGATGAGCTAGAGTTAGTTATAGACTCTGAAAAAATAGAATTTGCCAAAATCTCTAAAGACAGGGCAGGTTATATTTTATCCTCTTTCTTTAAAACCAATCCACCAGTAGAGTTTACCTATGTTTATCAAGGAAGCACATCTAAAACCTTACGGTATTCGGTGGCAAACTATAAGAGCAGTAATAAGGAGTTTAAAATCTATATGCTCATTAAAGAAAATGCTGACCATACTTATGGTATAAAAACTTTACAGATGAGAGAAGACTAA
- a CDS encoding phosphoribosyltransferase family protein yields the protein MAFQIFEANFKEKKLVIAGINGQGYHLAEAIVNDLKEISDKEIFLAKIILDKQAESQPEIQIECEIDTFKKKTVILVDDVLNTGRTLAYTFRPFMSIPLKRLQVAVLVDRDYLNFPVRADYVGYNLATTLNDHVKVILDNKKEYGVYLY from the coding sequence ATGGCCTTTCAAATATTTGAAGCCAACTTTAAAGAAAAAAAACTGGTCATAGCAGGTATTAATGGCCAGGGTTACCATTTGGCGGAGGCTATTGTCAATGACCTAAAAGAGATATCTGACAAAGAGATTTTTCTTGCAAAAATCATATTAGACAAGCAGGCTGAAAGCCAACCAGAGATTCAAATTGAATGTGAAATAGATACGTTCAAAAAGAAAACCGTCATTTTGGTTGACGATGTACTGAATACTGGAAGAACTTTGGCCTATACTTTTAGACCTTTTATGTCTATTCCTTTAAAGCGGCTTCAGGTAGCTGTATTGGTAGACCGAGATTATTTGAACTTTCCTGTTAGAGCTGATTATGTAGGCTATAATTTGGCTACCACACTAAATGACCACGTAAAGGTTATTTTAGATAATAAGAAAGAGTACGGGGTTTATCTGTACTGA
- the aroC gene encoding chorismate synthase has product MGSTYGKIFNISTFGESHGKAIGVVIDGCPAGVEFNEEFIQAELDKRKPGQSRITTQRKEADSVDVLSGVFEGKTTGTPIALVINNQDQRSKDYGHIADKFRPSHADYTYAAKYGNRDYRGGGRSSARETAARVAAGAIAKTILRDMGIEIAAYVKQVGRLKLDKSYSELDLSTRYDNAVRCPDAAMAQEMFDYIDDTRKKGDSIGGVITCVASGVPVGWGEPVFDKLHAELGKAMLSINAVKGFEYGSGFDGVELYGSEHNDEFYTNEAGEVKTKTNHAGGILGGISSGEDIYFNVAFKPTATIMKDQDSVNAAGEAVTVSGKGRHDPCVLPRAVPIVEAMAALVLVDFYLRAKADK; this is encoded by the coding sequence ATGGGAAGCACTTACGGTAAAATTTTCAATATTTCTACATTCGGGGAGTCACATGGCAAAGCCATTGGCGTAGTGATAGACGGCTGTCCAGCAGGTGTAGAGTTTAATGAGGAATTTATACAAGCCGAATTAGATAAAAGAAAACCTGGTCAGTCGAGAATAACGACGCAAAGAAAAGAAGCTGACAGTGTGGATGTATTGTCAGGAGTTTTTGAAGGTAAAACTACAGGAACGCCAATAGCTTTGGTGATAAACAACCAAGACCAGCGAAGTAAAGACTACGGCCATATAGCCGACAAGTTTAGACCTTCTCATGCAGACTATACCTATGCCGCTAAATACGGCAATAGAGACTACAGAGGTGGTGGAAGAAGCTCCGCTCGTGAAACAGCTGCTAGAGTAGCGGCAGGAGCCATAGCCAAAACTATTTTGAGGGATATGGGCATTGAAATAGCCGCATATGTGAAGCAGGTAGGTAGGTTAAAGCTTGATAAATCTTACTCTGAATTAGATTTAAGTACGCGTTATGATAACGCCGTAAGATGTCCTGACGCTGCTATGGCTCAAGAGATGTTTGACTATATAGATGATACGCGTAAGAAAGGAGACTCTATTGGTGGTGTGATTACCTGTGTAGCTTCAGGTGTGCCTGTAGGCTGGGGTGAGCCAGTTTTTGATAAACTTCATGCCGAATTAGGGAAAGCCATGTTAAGTATCAACGCCGTTAAAGGTTTTGAGTACGGCAGTGGTTTTGACGGTGTGGAACTGTATGGTTCAGAGCACAACGACGAATTTTATACCAATGAAGCCGGTGAGGTTAAAACCAAAACCAATCATGCTGGAGGTATTTTGGGCGGTATTAGCAGTGGAGAAGATATCTACTTTAATGTGGCCTTCAAACCTACGGCTACTATCATGAAAGACCAAGATAGTGTAAATGCCGCTGGTGAAGCTGTAACAGTTTCAGGCAAGGGAAGACATGACCCATGCGTATTGCCAAGGGCTGTACCTATAGTAGAAGCCATGGCAGCTTTAGTACTTGTCGACTTTTATTTGAGAGCTAAGGCTGATAAGTAA